From the Phycisphaerales bacterium AB-hyl4 genome, the window GGGTGGTGCGCCTCGGCGTAAGCGAGATAGTCGTCGAGTGTGGGGTTGGCGGGCAGGGCATGGCGGGGGTCGGCGTCGCGGTCGCCGGGCTGTTCGTCGGGCGTGGCGCGGTCGGTGTGATGCGTGCGATCGTCCACCTGCTGCCAGCGGTCGAAGGCGTAGCGTTCGCTGTCGAGGGGGCCGACGCAGCCTGTGGCGAGCGGCAGCAGCAGCGCGGGCAGTGCGAACAGGGCGCGACGGGGGTGTGAATGAGGCAGCATGGGCGTGGTCCTTTCGAGGTGCACGAAGATTCGCCGACCACAATCCGGCGGATGGCACGATGCGCATCCGGCGATCCGGCAGGTGGCGTTGTTCGTGTGATAGCGCGGACGCGATGTCGCGTCTTGCGCAAGAAAGGTAAATCAGAGCGTGAGCTGGCAGTTCAGCGCGAGCAGAGATGGGGCGCCGGTCGGCGGTGAGCCAACGTCAGGCGCGGGCGAAGCGGTGAGCATGCCAAGCGTGTGCGGGTGCATGCCGATGGGCAGTAGCGCGGCAGTCGGGGCCGACGGCTGAGGGTAGCTGGGGGCGGTGGTCAGCGGCGGCGCGTCGTTGGTCTTGCAGGCGCTGCGGAGCAGTGGCGAGCACTGGCAGGCGTCGGTGCAGTCGGAGCCGGGCTCGTTACAGGGCGTGTTATTGTCGGCCGGTTGCGGTTGAGGCGGATGGCAGGGCGGGAGCGGGGTCGAGTCGGACTGGTCGGGGGCTTCGTCGGCCAGGGCAGCGCAGCAGTGAGCAGCGGGCGTGGCAAACGCCAGCATTGCGACCAACAGCAGGGATAAGGGGGTGGTGCCCATCATGAGTAGCGGTCGATTGTAGGTCCTACAAGGGGTAATCGACAAGATGGCGGGATTATTTCAGGGCAATGGGGCGAAATCGCGGATCAGACGGTGACCGGCTGGTCGGCGAGACGCCATTGGGCACCGGTGCGCTCGACGGTGCGGTAGAGGGTGTCGCGTTCGACGGGCTCGTACCCGGCGTCGAGGATGGCGCGGCGGAGGGTGGAGACATCGACTTCCTGGTGGTTGTCTGCGCCGCCGACTTTGGTGATGTCGTACCAGACGACGGTGCCGTCCATGTCGTCGACGCCCCAGTCGAGGGCGGTCTGGGAGAAGGGGAGGGTTTGCATGATCCAGAAAGCTTTGATGTGAGAGAAGTTGTCGAGCATAAGCCGAGCGGTGGCGAGCATGCGCAGGTCGTCGAGCGCGGTCGGGCCGTAGAGGTGCTCGAGTTCGGAGTCGTCGGGAATGAAGGGGAGGGGGATGACGGTCTGGAAGCGGCCTTGGTGTCCTTCGTTGATGGCTTCGTCTTGTGCTTCGCGGAGCAGTTCCAAGTGGTGGATGCGGTCTTCGAGGGACTCGATGTGGCCATAGAGGATGGTGGCGTTGGACATCAGGCCGAGCTTGTGGGCGTGACGGTGGACGTCGAGCCATTTGTCGGAGCGGATTTTGCCTTTGAAGGCCTCATCGTGGACGCGGTCGTCGAAGACTTCCGCGCCGCCGCCTGGCAGTGAGCCGAGGCCCGCGTCTTTGAGGTCGCTGAGGACAGCGGTGAGGTCGTTGGGGCGTTTGCTGATGCGGGCGAGGTGAACGATTTCGACGGCGGTGAAGGCTTTGATGTGGAGGTTGGGGGCGGCGCTGTGGATGGCGCTGAGCAGGTCGGTGTAGTAGGAGAAGGGGAGGAAGGGGTGGAGTCCGCCGACCATGTGCAGTTCGGTAGCGCCAGCGGCGACAGCTTTGGTGGCCTCGGCGACGGCGTCGTCAACGGAATATTCATAAGCGCCTTCGTCGCCGCGTTTGCGGTGGAAGGCGCAGAACTTGCAGGAGAGGGCGCAGATGTTGGAGTAGTTGAGGTGGCGGTTGATGTTGTAGTAGGCCTTGTTGCCGTGTCGCTCGCGGCGGACGTGGTTGGCAAGCTGGCCGAGGGTGTGGATGTCGCGGGTGCGCAGGAGGGTGAGGCCGTCGTCAGCGGAGAGGCGCTGGCCGGCGTAAACCTTGTCGGCGATCGGGGCGAGTGCAGTGTCCATGGTGCAGAAGATGATAGGCGGTTGAGCGAGCGGGCGAAAGGTGGGGGGAGAGGGGATAGGCTTGGGGCGTTGGTGTGGGGCTTGTGATGGTTGGGGGGTGTGTGGGGGAACAGAGCGACTGAAGTCGCTCTGCCTTTGGGAAGGAGTGTGCGGTGGGGGGTGGGGTGTGGTTAAGATGTGGGGCATGGGATTATCTGCGGGCGATGTGCGTTTTTTTCGTGCGAAGGCGGTGCCGTTCGAAGCGCCGCCGGCGGTGCTGCCGAGCCGGGTGTTGCGGTTGACGCTGAAGCGTCGGCCGACGATGACGCCGGGGCTTCGGGTTGAGCCGGGGGCGTTGTTGAATGAGCCGGTGGAGCACGATCCGGTGGGGGTGGCGTGCCCGATCTC encodes:
- the mqnE gene encoding aminofutalosine synthase MqnE, with protein sequence MDTALAPIADKVYAGQRLSADDGLTLLRTRDIHTLGQLANHVRRERHGNKAYYNINRHLNYSNICALSCKFCAFHRKRGDEGAYEYSVDDAVAEATKAVAAGATELHMVGGLHPFLPFSYYTDLLSAIHSAAPNLHIKAFTAVEIVHLARISKRPNDLTAVLSDLKDAGLGSLPGGGAEVFDDRVHDEAFKGKIRSDKWLDVHRHAHKLGLMSNATILYGHIESLEDRIHHLELLREAQDEAINEGHQGRFQTVIPLPFIPDDSELEHLYGPTALDDLRMLATARLMLDNFSHIKAFWIMQTLPFSQTALDWGVDDMDGTVVWYDITKVGGADNHQEVDVSTLRRAILDAGYEPVERDTLYRTVERTGAQWRLADQPVTV